CCGATTGCTTTCTCCACTGGCGTCATTACAAGACAGGCGTTATGAGAAGTTGTTGGCTAATCAGCCATTGGAGCATGACCCGGTGTTCATTCTGGGACACTGGCGGAGTGGAACTACATTTGTACATAATGTGTTCTCTTGTGACAAGCATTTTGGGTATAACACTACTTATCAGACTGTATTCCCTCATCTGATCATGTGGGGACAGCCTTTCTTCAAAAAGAATATGAGTTGGCTGATGCCGGATAAGCGTCCGACGGATAATATGGAGCTGGCAGTGGATCTTCCCCAGGAAGAGGAGTTTGCTTTGTCGAACATGATGCCTTATACATATTATAATTTCTGGTTCCTGCCGAGATATCAACAGGAATATGCTGATAAATATCTTTTGTTTGATGATATAACGGATGCCGAATTGAAGGTGTTTGAAGAGGTGTTCACTAAGTTGATTAAGATTTCTTTGTGGAATACTCATGGTACTCAGTTCCTTAGCAAGAATCCTCCGCATACCGGAAGGGTGAAGGAATTGGTGAAAATGTTCCCGAATGCTAAGTTTATTTACTTGATGCGTAATCCGTATACTGTATTCGAATCTACACGCAGTTTCTTTACTAATACGATTCAGCCGCTGAAATTGCAGGATATTAGCAATGAACAGTTAGAGGAAAATATCCTTTCTATTTATGCCAAGCTTTATCATAAGTATGAATCGGATAAGAAATTTATTCCGGAGGGTAACTTGATGGAAGTGAGGTTTGAAGATTTCGAAGCGGATGCGATGGGTATGACGGAAACTGTTTATCAGTCTCTTTCTATTCCAGGATTTGCCGAAGCACGTAGTAATATAGAGAAATATGTGGGCGGAAAGAAGGGATATAAGAAGAATAAATATAAATACGATGACCGTACGATCCGTTTGGTAGAGGAGAACTGGGGTTTTGCTTTGAAGCAATGGAATTATAATTTATAAGAAGAAAAAGAAAGGAATAGTATTGATGATTCAGAAAAACGTTCATCGACTGTTGATGACAGCTTGCGTTGCATTTATTTCTTCTTTGTCTTTGATGGCGCAGCATAAAGTTGAAATGCTCCCTTTTGGGGATATGGACCAATGGGTGGACCGTCAGATAAAGGAGTCGAGCATTATTGGTGGGAATACGAAGAATGTATATGCGATAGGACCAACGATGGTGATCAAGGGAGATCAGGCTTATAAAAATATGGGCGGATCGCCTTGGGGTACTTCGAATGTAATGGCGAAGGTTGCCGGTATAACGAAAACTAATACTTCGGTCTTTCCGGAGAAACGGGGAGATGGATATTGCGCCCGTTTGGATACACGCATGGAGAGTGTAAAGGTATTA
The nucleotide sequence above comes from Bacteroides sp. AN502(2024). Encoded proteins:
- a CDS encoding sulfotransferase, with the protein product MGLLEFNKLPINTLVGADWKTFKAITASREIDAAYKGKYRLTKAVCRLLSPLASLQDRRYEKLLANQPLEHDPVFILGHWRSGTTFVHNVFSCDKHFGYNTTYQTVFPHLIMWGQPFFKKNMSWLMPDKRPTDNMELAVDLPQEEEFALSNMMPYTYYNFWFLPRYQQEYADKYLLFDDITDAELKVFEEVFTKLIKISLWNTHGTQFLSKNPPHTGRVKELVKMFPNAKFIYLMRNPYTVFESTRSFFTNTIQPLKLQDISNEQLEENILSIYAKLYHKYESDKKFIPEGNLMEVRFEDFEADAMGMTETVYQSLSIPGFAEARSNIEKYVGGKKGYKKNKYKYDDRTIRLVEENWGFALKQWNYNL